One part of the Quercus lobata isolate SW786 unplaced genomic scaffold, ValleyOak3.0 Primary Assembly Scq3eQI_284, whole genome shotgun sequence genome encodes these proteins:
- the LOC115973579 gene encoding WD-40 repeat-containing protein MSI3-like → MAEQQREDEPSLVQLEEEYTVWKKNSPFLYDLIISHPIEWPSLTVQWVPQPPTHTSDSSFAVQKLVFGTHTSSGVPNFLMVADAHLPSKASEANINGDAENPLTPKVEVTQKIRVDGEVNRARCMPQNPVVVGAKTSGCDVYVFDCSKQLEKQQGGDCEPDLRLRGHDMEGYGLSWSPCKEGYLLSGSHDCKICMWDVSAAAQDKVLDALHVYKAHEMLVEDVSWHSKNENLFGSVGDDCHLMIWDLRTNQPQQSVKAHEREVNYLSFNPYNEWILATASSDTTIGLFDTRKLSVPLHVLSSHTEEVFQVEWDPNHETVLASSADDRRLMVWDLNRIGDEQLEGDAEDGPPELLFSHGGHKAKISDFSWNKYQPWVIASVGDDNTVQVWQMAESIYREDDDDVQDADD, encoded by the exons ATGGCGGAACAACAACGAGAAGACGAGCCGAGTCTGGTTCAATTAGAGGAAGAGTACACAGTGTGGAAGAAGAACTCGCCGTTCCTCTACGATTTGATCATATCCCACCCTATCGAATGGCCGTCTCTCACTGTCCAATGGGTCCCACAACCGCCCACCCACACCTCGGATTCATCTTTCGCCGTTCAAAAGCTCGTCTTCGGGACCCACACTTCCTCGGGTGTCCCTAATTTTCTCATGGTCGCCGATGCTCACCTTCCTAGCAAAGCTTCTGAAGCCAACATCAATGGCGATGCTGAAAACCCCCTCACACCTAAG GTGGAGGTGACGCAGAAGATACGTGTTGATGGAGAAGTGAATAGGGCACGGTGTATGCCACAGAACCCGGTAGTTGTGGGTGCAAAGACAAGTGGGTGTGATGTGTATGTATTTGATTGTAGCAAGCAATTGGAGAAGCAACAAGGGGGTGACTGTGAGCCTGATTTGAGGTTAAGGGGTCATGATATGGAAGGGTATGGGTTGTCTTGGAGTCCCTGTAAGGAGGGATACCTCTTGAGTGGCTCGCATGACTGTAAGATATGTATGTGGGATGTGTCTGCTGCGGCTCAAGATAAGGTGCTTGATGCATTGCATGTTTACAAG GCTCATGAAATGTTGGTGGAAGATGTATCCTGGCAttcaaagaatgaaaatttgtttGGGTCTGTGGGGGACGATTGTCATTTGATGATTTGGGACTTGCGCACAAACCAACCCCAACAATCTGTCAAAGCTCACGAGAGAGAG GTGAACTATCTTTCTTTCAATCCTTACAATGAATGGATATTGGCTACAGCATCTTCAGATACCACCATTGGTCTCTTTGATACAAGGAAGCTAAGCGTGCCACTGCATGTTTTAAGCAGTCACAC GGAGGAAGTCTTCCAGGTAGAATGGGACCCTAATCATGAAACCGTGCTGGCATCATCTGCTGATGATAGAAGGTTGATGGTTTGGGATCTTAACAG GATTGGAGATGAGCAATTAGAGGGAGATGCTGAAGATGGTCCTCCAGAGCTTCTATTTTCCCACGGGGGTCACAAGGCAAAGATATCAGATTTCTCATGGAATAAGTATCAACCATGGGTCATTGCGAGTGTAGGCGATGACAACACTGTTCAGGTCTGGCAAATGGCTGAGAGTATATATCGAGAAGACGATGATGACGTGCAAGATGCTGATGACTAA